From one Triticum urartu cultivar G1812 chromosome 3, Tu2.1, whole genome shotgun sequence genomic stretch:
- the LOC125547925 gene encoding xyloglucan endotransglycosylase/hydrolase protein 8-like, whose protein sequence is MARRFLAVFAVALALSQSASAKSWLDKRFNTDGTVRTGYDASGQEVVMLNLNQQSGAAGFNSKEQYLYGEFSIQMKLIPGNSAGTVSCFYLSSGDDEWRDEIDMEFMGNSSGHPVVLNTNVWANGDGKKEHQFDLWFDPAADYHTYTIIWNPENILFKVDNLFIRSFKRFAGLPYPSSKPMRLHATLWDGSYWATEKGKIPINWSNAPFVVSYRNFYANACVSGGACHAGSDRWMKKQLDAAEWGTVKWAERSYMRYNYCDDGYRFPQGIPAECSRY, encoded by the exons ATGGCACGGCGCTTTCTGGCTGTGTTCGCCGTCGCCCTGGCGCTCTCGCAGTCCGCCTCGGCCAAGTCCTGGCTGGACAAGAGGTTCAACACTGACGGCACCGTCCGCACGGGATACGACGCTTCTGGACAGGAGGTGGTGATGCTCAATCTCAACCAGCAATCCGGCGCCGCCGGCTTCAACTCCAAGGAGCAGTACCTCTACGGTGAGTTCAGCATCCAGATGAAGCTCATCCCCGGAAACTCCGCCGGCACCGTCTCCTGCTTCTAC CTTTCTTCTGGTGACGACGAGTGGCGCGACGAGATCGACATGGAGTTCATGGGCAACTCGAGCGGCCACCCGGTGGTGCTCAACACCAACGTGTGGGCCAACGGCGACGGCAAGAAGGAGCACCAGTTCGACCTCTGGTTCGACCCCGCCGCCGACTACCACACCTACACCATCATTTGGAACCCGGAGAACATCCTCTTCAAGGTGGACAACCTCTTCATCCGGTCCTTCAAGCGCTTCGCCGGCCTCCCCTACCCTAGCTCCAAGCCCATGAGGCTGCACGCCACGCTCTGGGACGGCAGCTACTGGGCCACCGAGAAGGGCAAGATCCCGATCAACTGGTCCAACGCGCCTTTTGTCGTCTCCTACCGCAACTTCTACGCCAACGCCTGCGTCAGCGGTGGCGCGTGCCATGCCGGCAGCGACAGGTGGATGAAGAAGCAGCTCGACGCCGCCGAGTGGGGCACCGTCAAGTGGGCGGAGCGCAGTTACATGCGCTATAACTACTGCGACGATGGGTACAGGTTCCCGCAGGGGATCCCCGCCGAGTGCAGCCGCTACTGA